From Myxocyprinus asiaticus isolate MX2 ecotype Aquarium Trade chromosome 47, UBuf_Myxa_2, whole genome shotgun sequence:
tatcacatagttgtttggctcctttttaaatcatattgataacagaaatcacccaaatggccctgatcaaaagtttacatacccttgaatgtttggcattgttacagacacacaaggtgacacacacaggtttaaatggcaattaaaggttaatttcccacacctgtggctttttaaattgcaattagtgtcagtgtataaatagtcaatgagtttgttagctctcacgtggatgaacttagcaggctagatactgagccatggggagcagaaaagaactgtcaaaaaacctgcgtaacaaggtaatggaactttataaagatggaaaaggatataaaaagatatccaaagccttgaaaatgccagtcagtaatgttcaatcacttattaagaagtggaaaattcggggatctcttgataccaagccaaggtcaggtagaccaagaaagatttcagccacaactgccagaagaattgttcaggattcaaagaaaaacccacaggtaacctcaggagaaatacggGCTGCTAtggaaaaagacgatgtggttgtttcaaggagcacaatacgacaatactttaacaaaaatgagttgcatggtcgagttgccagaaagaagcctttactgcaccaatgccacaaaaaaggccggttacaatatgcccgacaacatcttgacacgcctcacagcttctggcacactgtaatttggagtgacgagaccaaaatagagctttatggtcacaaccataagcgctatgtttggagaggggtcaacaagtcctatagtgaaaagaataccatccccactgtgaagcatggtggtggctcactgatgttttgggggtgtgtgagctctaaaggcatggggaatcttgtgaaaattgatggcaagatgaatgcagcatgttatcagaaaatactggcagacaatttgcattcttctgcacgaaagctgcgcatgggacgctcttggactttccagcacgacaatgaccctaagcacaaggccaagttgacccttcagtggttacaacagaaaaaggtgaaggttctggagtggccatcacggtctcctgaccttaatatcaagtcactctggggagatctcaaacgtgcggttcatgcaagacgaccaaagactttgcatgacctggaggcattttgccaagacgaatgggcagctataccacctgcaagaatttggggcctcatagacaactattacaaaagactgcacactgatgcttaagggggcaatacacagtattaagaactaagggtatgcagacttttgaacaggggtcatttcattttgttctttgttgccatgttttgttttatgattgtgctattctgttataacctacagttgaatatgaatcccataagaaataaaagaaatgtgttttgcctgctcactcatgttttctttaaaaatggtacatatattaccaattctccaagggtatgcaaacttttgaacacaactgaaTAGCACTTCAGGGTCAGAAACTAAggggggcaaaaatgccaccaaaaacaACACAATTGCCCCCGAAattcaaaaaaattacattgtaattaactattatgttttttaatttgtaacaGCTGATATGGTTTTTAATATTCTATAATAGTCCTAGTTatatacaacgatcagccacaacattaaaaccacctgcctaatattgtgtaggtccccctcgtgctgccaaaacagtgccaacccgcatttcagaatagcattctgagattatattcttctcgccacaattgtacagagcggttatctgagttaccgtagactttgtcagttcgaatgggctggtttgagtatttctgtaactgttgatctcctgggattttcacgcacaacagtctctagaatttactgcgaatggtgccaaaaaccaaaaacatccagtgaccggcagttctgtggatggaaatgccttgttgatgagagaggtcaacagagaatggccagactggtttgaactgacaatgtctacagtaactcagataaccactctgtacaattgtggtgagatgtatagcatctcagaatgctattctgagatgcagattggtgctgttttggtggcacgagggggacctacacaatattaggcaggtggttttaatgttatggcatcaattatgagattgtgttaatttaattcttagggtaagaggtaatacATTCTCAATCTTGAGAGATTGTAttcaataattaatttaattgaagtatttgagaaacagatgaaaacatacaaaaatgcccctgaaaatttaATTCAGGGGGAAAATATTACCCCTTaatgtaaaagtacatttctgacaCTGTTGCACTTAAAAGGTACACTAAGTAATTTTTCttgtttatgttgtgctggtCAATATGGaggtcatcttggacttacactgacacttcgTGGCATGGATGAAGCACCATTAATGTGCAACAGTTTACAGTTACCCATGCCAATGTAGAAATgcaatattcacagtcagccatgattcatttacaCCATTAGCTGAAGTATCTAATAACAGGACTGTTACTGGGATTAAGCCAGTAGAATTCGgtcatgtatgtatgtatacatatatatatatatatatatatatatatatatatatatatatatatatatatatatataaattcaaaaTGAGACAAAGAACTGTATACAGATGTCCTATGTCTTCAATTGATGTGTTACAGAATGTGAATTTATCATAAATAGATTGGATGTATCTATTGATTAATTTACTGGATAGTATCTATGAATAGTTTTGAAATGAATTTCATCAAGTGATTGCTAAATGGAGAAAACTGCTCTGTCAGTAACAGAAATGTGATATGGGCTGCTGATCAAAAGACTGTTTATTACCTAGATTAAGCAGAATGTCGAGATCATCACAGCTGAggatattattaataataactatatcaataggatttattttttcttctttaaacgaTTATGTTCACAGTTCACACTTGCCACTCTTGCACACTCAATGGTTACAGGACCATAACAAAAGTTACAATGGCATTAAAAATGCCTGGATAAAATGACGGCCATGATTCGTCAAATTTACTTTTATAGACAAGTAAATATGTATTAAAAGTTAAtctaacatatattttttaataattaaatgagaAAGTGATGCATatgatttataaaatatatttttgaaagagTCATTTTAGTCAGGCAGTGACTCAGACACCCTTTCTGGGAACCACGCGCCAGATGCACACTGCATACGGCTCACTGCTGAAAGCTGTTGCTGTGTATCCATACAGAGAAGTTCGCACATAGTCTAACACAGATTTGTGTATTCTAAACCAAAGATTAAAGTGCTCGGTAAGAGAGAGCTATTTAACTACATTTAGCATGCAAATTGATATTTAATGAATTTCCGTTTGGTCATTGTAAACACATCCATTTTAAAAACTGAGCTCGCGACCCATTAGTTCCTATTGTCTCATTCATTCAGGCCGCTCTTATGCTACTTGCAGGCTGTATAGTCAGGTAGCTAATATATGTGCGTGCATTATTGATGCATACTGCAAACACATGCATTTAGgtagtgttgtcatggtaccaaaatttcagtagtcggtaccgataacAGTGAAATTTCTCTATACCAATTTcagtaccacagcaaaaatatgctaataccagtttagttatttttaattattttaataattattattattttccagaacatcttttaaagtttaatttaatttcatcatcaaaatggtgtctaatcaataaatccttaaaacttttaacaagtgaaaatagaacttttcaacatgtcatggcattttttttttttttgccaaacttttttttttgattcattattattactactactactacagtgaatattacattttactatacagttgtaatatattttttattacatttcttcaatttcaggcatcacacttttattatgaatcgtgcttttattatgacgtgtgttgccggaagcttcacttttccagcTAAACAGTTTGCCACAGGGTCCAGTGTGACCATTGAAGACATTTAAGTCaggtctgaaatctcatctgtttaccctggcctttgagtctgacaaatgaaatgtaggacacagttttggagtgttttttttagattgctggtgtttgtgtatgtggtaattttgaaattgtatgttttaaattgtattaatgtgaagcactttggtcactctgttgttttaaatgctatataaataaagctgagattaaagtgcaaatgctgtgatttaattatataaatatatagtttacatgtgctgcgtggttcacagtagattagtgctctgctctgtcatctgatacatgtcgtgaatgattctcaatgtctgtggagtttccactGTTTGAGTGGTCAGATTTATTTGAAGTACACTGCTTGgccacagtaagattgcagcctttagtggtttaataatcacacttgggcATATcacagtttttaatttgattaattgtgcatttcagtgtataaggagtaacagagcacacgttcagaataagcgtgtgagcattttaaagcaggtGTGTGTCAGTCATACGGCGCGCTTGTGCCGGATAGAGTCAGTGcttggtactaccggtactgcagaaacactgataCCATTACATCTTTtgtattttagtatcgacttgataCCGaaataccagtacttttgacaacactacattTAGGTTTATGCAGTTTCATCACTTGTATGTGAGGTTAACAAGTCTGTATGGCCTTTGTTGTGAGATGGTTGCATGACTACACATTTACACATGCCATTGCGCATGTCCTCTCTTGTAGGTTTACGTGTGTTTGCTGTCAGTTTCCAACGTGTGTGTGGTCTTAGAACAACTGTGAACATGCCCAAAAGATCCAAGAAGAACGAGGAATCTGTGGAAGGAGAGACTGACAATGGAACTGGTACAGTGTTTTCATAACATCGAAGAAAGATTGGCAGGTTTACAGACTCCATCAGAGAACATTTTGTACCTTTTCTCACAGCACCtacaaagaaagagaaaaaagggaAAGAACCAGAGGCCCCAATTCTGTATGAAGATCCCCCAGATAAGATGACCAGTAATGATGGCCGTGCGGCCAACATGAAGATCACCTCCTGGAATGTGGATGGCCTGCGTGCATGGGTGAAAAAGAATGGCCTTGATGTAAGAGATCAGATGATTTGTGCCAACATTGGCATTGCATGCCGCAAAAGTTTGCAAATTCCTCCCATTGATTCTGCTTGCAATGAATTGTATGATCCTTTCCAAAGCAGTCAAaccagactgtgtgtgtgtttaagtccATGGCAATCAGATTCTTGGAAGAGGTACGGTATGAACAGATTCCAccattttctctttgtttgttgttGTCTACTTGTAGTGGGTCCGTCAGGAGGATCCAGATGTGCTGTGTCTGCAGGAAACGAAGTGTGCTGAGAAAGCCCTGCCAGCTGAGATCAAGGACATGCCCGAGTATCCACACAAGTACTGGGCTGCATCAGAGGACAAGGAGGGTTACAGCGGGGTGGCGATGCTGTGCAAGACTGAACCACTCAATATCACCTATGGTATTGGTAAGGATGGCTTGTGTTAGCCTTTTTGCTGTTTTAGTTGCATATTTTACACTTATATTTACACATATTACACACGCTATCCTCATTGGTTTTGTTTAGAGATGCTCCGATCGATTGGCCAccgatcggtatcggccaatattCACGTCCTATGACTCTTTGGTGATCGGTAATTTGGCCGATGGCTCATGTTGCAAAAGATGCGCGGCTCCTTTATGACTTCAGCAGCACTGTCATTACTGGCATCATGGAGTGTGAGGAAcactggcatagtgttgtaagacaacaaacttgattcagcagttaagaatgATGCAGCgggagaggtatggcgaatatgaaaagtttgtgtactgttaatgtggcatttcacacaggacaaggcaaagggaaaacagcatGAGCTATGAATCAGTCCTTATTATCGTTCATGGCGGCAGATTCTCAGCCTCCACTGGGCAaaggcatctcagtaataatgcgagttacaagatgtggtgtaattcagacctctttattaaatatctcccggttaaacggcattaacaatagtagcaccaTTAGAGTCCAGAAACCAGTACCGCTGCTCAATatatgcatattatgcagtctgcgtagggcaccaactccctagggggcaccagaaactccaccagctgcccttactcgcacgttattcattattcaaggacccgatatTAGTCGCAGAACACGGACTATCGCCTCGCGCTGCCCCGGGCAACTTTCGCTCCGCGCCTCGTAACACATTCCACCAAGCCCCCCCcccatacttttaaaacattgtgtttatggactggcttaacttgtattgaacctggaatattcctttaaaattcccatagacttgcattgaagaagGGACATGAGCCATATCTAGGGCCTAGAGTATCATAGAAACTTGGGGGTGGACTCTGGACTTAATgtaagcaaccatccagaacactctagcaactgcataaaaATGGGCtaaaaaccactctgaacacatTTGCAATGACATAGCAACACCTTGGCATTGTGGCGGCGAGTTTTTATGGGctaacaccactcacattttatttagaaaatgtcaaATCTAGTTAATATAAAATGTCATATAATCTTTTTGCACTATATCCATACATTTACAAGACTATATCATGTTCTCCCTCAATATAGATAAGGAGGAACATGATAAAGAGGGTCGGGTCATCACTGCAGAGTTTCCAACTTTCTTTCTGGTCACAGCTTATGTGCCCAATGCCAGCCGCGGTTTGGTAAGGCTTGATTACCGCAAGACCTGGGATGTAGATTTCCGGGcctacctgagcagtttggaccAGCGCAAGCCCCTGGTGCTGTGCGGTGATCTGAATGTGGCCCACCAAGAGATTGATCTTAAAAACCCCAAGGGTAACCGCAAGAATGCCGGCTTCACCCCTGAGGAACGAGAGGGCTTCACCCAGCTTCTCACGGCTGGGTTTACCGATAGTTTCCGGGAGCTGTATCCGGAACAAGCCAATGCCTACACCTTCTGGACCTACATGATGAACGCTCGGGCCAAGAATGTGGGCTGGCGTTTGGACTATTTTGTGCTGTCGTCTGCCCTGCTGCCAGGCCTGTGTGACAGCAAGATTCGAAACACTGCCATGGGGAGTGACCATTGCCCCATCACCCTGTATCTGGCTGTGTAGATCAGGTCTCATACATTATATCAGGGGCCACATGCACCCAAACTGTCCCTGCGTCACAGTTTGAGTTGTAGCCCTAGATTAGCATTTCCTTTCTGAAACAGTGGTCCAGATGTAGACGTAAGTGTGGAGCAGACAAGTATGTGATGGTTAATCAATCGATTTGTTCTGTAGTTTTCTTGCTTTTTCTCATCAGTCTGCTCTCCTGTAATCAGACTGATTTTATGTTTTGATACTAAAATCTCAGAACATCCTTACCGTTGTCAGAATAATGCAAGCTTTTggccctgattttttttttaaatatattttagaaaaGTCCTATAGACTGCTGATGATGAACCCTGCCAAAACTGCTGAAATAAACATTGTCTGGATGCTCTGATTATAGCAAAATGTTTTTGAAGCTTGTACCTTCTCATGCAAGATATAAGACACATTTGAGACACATTGATTTGCATCAAGTTATACAGTTCTTTGGATTTTGTCTTTGGTGCTATTTTAACTTTTGACATTTACAAAATGTCCCACTTATTGCAAGTTATTAGTAGTTAATGTTTTTACACATGAAACAAGATAAAAAATGTCAAGACTACTTAAAatgatttgttctttttttcttttcttttcttttttttttttttttttgctttctgtctgtctgtaaacatttgTAAGCTTTTGAAATAAAGTGTACTTTATAAAAAATGGAATCCATCAGCTCTATTTCTTTTTTTGACAcctaataaaaatactgtaatgtAAGCATGTAACATAACTATGTAATTGTGTATGGAAagttctatagtgaatataaaatTATCTAGTTATGCTCTACTCTGAAATActttataaaatacaataacgaTTTAAAAAAATCCTTAGCCAATAATTAGAAtgtctggaaaagtcatgggTATATATCACATATCATGAAATTATTTGGTAAAAATATTGTGTGAATCCTATGTAATGGAGTtgtgatatataatatatacttgTACTGTTTTAACAATTGAGCAATAATAAAGATATGGAGTgttgtttaaaaaacaacaacaacataaaaaaaaacagcaattttttggggggttttattAAAATCTGAAGAGAACAAAAAAAAGTGTAACATTGCTAATAACTGATCAATTAGCTTAATGTAACTTTTGAATAAACCATAAGGGAGGATTTCATTGTACACAGCGAATCCATCGTTTGAATCAGGGATTTCTACTACGGCGAAGATTTAGTTTATGAATATTAATCACGTTACGTGACGTTCGACCAATGACACAGGTTGGTATCCCtgactcatgaatattaaatagAAATCGTGATCGGAAGCTCCAACTCCAGGAAGATTATCAGGCATGACTAGagtaatattcatgagccaaatCGGAAATCCACAGAAACATCCTTCATAATAAAAGTCACATCAATTTGTCCAACattgacataaatctcctgtttCCATAGTGGCACTGAACCATCTGTGCCAGACCAGTCTTTATATGAATACAAATGAACTTTAAAAACATGAGTAAACAAACGCGAGCAGAAAAAAACTGGGTTGACAGTTTGGTTTGTGAGGTGGCCTCGCATATCAAAACCAGTATGATATGGTTTTGCACCACCAGAGGGAGAACTCAGTCGAAATACACTGTAGACCAGACCAAAGCGGATTAGACCGGAACCTGCGTCGTCCAGTCTCGTGTTTACAAATGAGCAAAAAGGTCAGGTGGAAAACACAGTGAAATCAGCAAATAATCTGACTGAAATTATGTCACACGGCTGGATAAAAGATTAATTTCGAGGTTCTTTAAACTTGATTGAAGTTGTAAAGAATGGACGCGCTATGGACGAAGACAATCGAAGGTGTGTAATTGCTTTTCCCTGTCATTTTTTTCACAAACCAGAATGTTAAAGCGATAGCAGTGTAGTAAATTCAGTCTGATTTGTTTTCTACGATTGTCGTGCATTATTTTAGaagagaacattttaaaatgttgggATTATTTGTAACGCACCATGTCACTTAAATGCATGCAACAGGCAtggtattattttaattgttgtaTAAGGTTGACATTATTATTCAGAGTGCAATATAAAtgcaatacagttacatttataaCTCACATTATATTAACATCAATGCATATGCTAGCTCTCTCTTTGCATgagtctttataattttttttcttctcttgttAATCAGACCCCCTTTCATTGATGAGCTTCATGGTTCCTCCATTGAGGTTACTCTCTGCAGCCATGTGGCAGGTGACAGAACAGAGACAGGTGAAGCACTATGGGATGCTGGAGGAATTTGTAACCATGGTGACGGAGGCTGTGCCAGAGCTCCTGAATTACCGTCAAAGAGCCCAGCTGATTCTTGGATTAAGAGCAAGGGTAAGACATGGCACAAAATAACATCATTTTAGTGCCACCATGTAAAAACATTAATGTTCTAATTCTATAGAGAAAATTGGTCGCAGTATAGTGTCTCTTATTTTGTATAGCTGCTTCTGGATTTGTGCCGTGTTACAAATCAAGTCGACATGGACAATCTTCAGCCTCACTTGGATCGAATCCGGGCTCCTCGTGTGAACACCACACTCAGTGAGGTATGAGAAGCAGAGCTGTCGTTATGGACGGAAAACTGGGAATGGTGTCCAATGCCCTGTGATGAGGGGGGCCCACCCTTAAATCATTTTGTCCTGGGCCATGATGAGAAGGTTTGGAGGTGGGATTGAGGACTGTATGGACATGGTGTTTCTATCCACAGGTTGACGAAGACATTGAGGAATCTGAGACTCGCTTTTTGGACCTTGTCCAGACCCTTATCAACAaccctggagagagagagaactttttCAAGGTTACCCATATACACGTTTACAATACTCTTTCCATGTTTGCTGCCTATTTTTTCCGTGTGTAATGAAATGCATTTACAAGTTTTCCATCCCTTTACGATTAATAGAATGTTTTCCCGATGGTATATGGCCCAAAGTTTGACAAAACACTTCATACACTTATGGAAGACTTCCTCCTGCAGCTTGATCGAATGATATCAGTCCCAGATCTTTCACAGGTATGTcaacaaacacaatgttataATGTTCTGTTCACTGTTTTTAGCTGCTCTTGGTCAGAGTTAAAGTGTACGGTGTGAGCCTTTAGTAGTTCACTACCATTTAGATAGCCTCAAAGCTAAAAGCCACAAAGGTCAAATTAAAATTTCTTGGGGTCTTTAAATATACAAGTTTTGTTTGGacaacccagcaaacacagaatgttaccgtaatgtttatttttttagggaACCAGTTTCTAAAGTTCAATGAACTTTCTTTTTAGGTTTTGTATAACCaaaaactaacgttcccagaattGTTAGTGCTCATATCTGATGTAGGATCTATCAGTATCAGTGTGATTTTATTCCTCAGATGGCCTCATGGCTCAGGGGATGTCCTTCTCTTCTGGATGAGTGTCTTAAGTCAATTTCTGTCCCAAAGCAAATGAAAATCCTCCTTGAACATCAGAGAGCTAATGGACGTCTTCTGGAAAATGGtagaatttttttatgtttcagtacAAACTTTTTCAGTTTTCGGTACAAATAGGAATGTtaaatgcatcaaattaaagtttACTCGTTCTATTTACCCACATAATCATGTAAAAGATTATATCAGATGTGTGAATACACTATGCAATTACATTGCGACTGTGCCTCAGGTGCATTCACTTGCACCTGTGTTTGTGGTGTGAGCCAGACGACCCATACAATATGAAATACAATGGAACAGTTTCATCAACGAAACCCGAATCACAAAGGGACAGCTGCAAGGAAAACCAGTTGTGAGTGCTCCTTAGAGAGGTCCTAACTAGGGATAGGCAAGATGGTCAACTAGTTAGGTTTTTTACATTACAGCGAGACCACTGCATTATGTTTACTAGCTGTTTTTTAAACTAAGAAATGTGTATGATCAGGACCCTTATTATACATGGCTTGAGagaacgaaaattctctcatcatttacccaccctcatgccatttctgatgtgtttcattttttttttctacagaacactaatgaagatttttttagaagagtatctcagctctgtaggtcaatttGTAGGTCAATataatgtgaatggtggccagaactttgaatcttcaaaaagcacataaaggcagcaataaGTAATCCGTActgctccagtggttaaatccatgtctactgaagcgatccaatcaattctggatgagaacagaccaaaaaaagaacttatttttcacaaaatcatgacatcagcagtcgtcttggcaatcatgatttcaagctcgattacacttcctagctctctgcgcatgcatcaagcacaagaaa
This genomic window contains:
- the apex1 gene encoding DNA-(apurinic or apyrimidinic site) endonuclease isoform X1; amino-acid sequence: MKCLRVFAVSFQRVCGLRTTVNMPKRSKKNEESVEGETDNGTAPTKKEKKGKEPEAPILYEDPPDKMTSNDGRAANMKITSWNVDGLRAWVKKNGLDWVRQEDPDVLCLQETKCAEKALPAEIKDMPEYPHKYWAASEDKEGYSGVAMLCKTEPLNITYGIDKEEHDKEGRVITAEFPTFFLVTAYVPNASRGLVRLDYRKTWDVDFRAYLSSLDQRKPLVLCGDLNVAHQEIDLKNPKGNRKNAGFTPEEREGFTQLLTAGFTDSFRELYPEQANAYTFWTYMMNARAKNVGWRLDYFVLSSALLPGLCDSKIRNTAMGSDHCPITLYLAV
- the apex1 gene encoding DNA-(apurinic or apyrimidinic site) endonuclease isoform X2, giving the protein MPKRSKKNEESVEGETDNGTAPTKKEKKGKEPEAPILYEDPPDKMTSNDGRAANMKITSWNVDGLRAWVKKNGLDWVRQEDPDVLCLQETKCAEKALPAEIKDMPEYPHKYWAASEDKEGYSGVAMLCKTEPLNITYGIDKEEHDKEGRVITAEFPTFFLVTAYVPNASRGLVRLDYRKTWDVDFRAYLSSLDQRKPLVLCGDLNVAHQEIDLKNPKGNRKNAGFTPEEREGFTQLLTAGFTDSFRELYPEQANAYTFWTYMMNARAKNVGWRLDYFVLSSALLPGLCDSKIRNTAMGSDHCPITLYLAV